The genome window AACAAACATTTGATGGTTCAAGCAACAAAGCATCACTCATGATGTTCAGCAAGTCAATGAACCCTGAAAACCTTGAAGACGAAGACCCAGCAATGATAGCAACCGTGTTTGAAATGGACGTCAACGGGCGTGAAGAGCTTTCAATGATCGGTGGTGGTAACATCATGCAAATACCATGTGTACCAAACCCAGACACTGTCAATGGTTGCTACCCTGTTTGCATTTGGGATTACCAAGGTGCTATCAATCAAGTAGTGGTTGATGAAGAAACCGATGAAACCGACAATGTAACAGTTGGCATCATGGCGTCAAACCGTCAAACGGCACAACGTGATGTAACAAATGTTGAAGGTGATGTAGAAAATCTTCAGCCATACGATGCTTCGGGTAAAACAGTGATGGGTGATGTTGATGCTGCGTGCAGCTTTGTTATGGTTCAAGATCTTCAAAGTCAAAAAGCTCCAATGGCTAACTTTGCTAGCACTAAAGATGGCCGTGATCGCGTCTCTTACGTAAACGCGGTAAGCGTCAAATATGACACTGTTGAAGGTGGCCAAATTGCACGAGAAGAAGATCCTAACTTGGTTATTTCCGTTAACAGTAAAGAAAGTGCGCAAGAGTCAGGTACCGTTGCAGTTAACTTGACCCCAGATAATCAGGTAGATGAATACGTGACTAACTAACGCATAACAAAAAAAGCTGAGCGAGCAGTCGCTCGCTCAGCACCAAACAAAAGAAAAGTTACCTTAAACTAAAAGGGAGTGATAATGAAACAAACAGTACGGGCACTGGCTGTGCTGGGGCTGTTGGCATCTAGCCACGCCTTTGCAACACATGAGTTTCGTTCTCCGTGGATTTCGGAGCGCGGGCCGCTTGTGTACACTGAGTTTGATAAGCTCAGAGAGGATAAGTGGAATTTTAATATGTGGTCAACAGCGCATCTCAAAGACGCGCACAAAGCCTACATAAAACATGGCACAGACTCAGAACCACTGACAAAGCTCTTTTTCAACTCAGATAGTTTTAAACTTAAAGACGCATTGCCAAACAGAGGCGTTGGTAGCTTTGATCGCGAAAACTACAGTCCACTATGGAGCACCGTGCGCGTTAAACCACGTGCGCATTACAAAGAATATGGCATGACGATGGGTGCTCGCTTTGACTACCCAGTGTGGGAAGGTAAAGGCCGTGTTGGACTTCGTGGAACACTGCCAATGCGCTGCATTGAAATTGAACGCCAAGATACACTTGATGTGAATGCTGATCCACTTTCAGATGTTGTCAGAAAACGTTGCATTCGCGTCAACAGAACTGGATTTAATTCAGCTGTAAAGAATGCTGAACAAGTAGTCGATAGTGAGACTTTCAAGACTGTTGAAGACAAGCTTGCTGCTGGTGTAGAGAATGTGAGTAAACTAGTTTCGGCTCTGACAAAACCTACGGCTGCTGCAGTTGTAGCAAAGGTTGTCAAAGATGCTCGTGATGGTGCTGCTGATGGTGATAACATTAGCACAAAATATGCAACTAGATCGCAAGGTTTGGCTGATCTGCAAACTAGCGTTTTTAACAAGGCGCTTGGTGCGGAATCAAACAGTAGCTCTCACGGTACTGTTAATGGCACTGCGTATCGTGCCGACTTTGTTAAAGCATTGCGTGGACTTGATTTCAGTGGTTGTTCGTATAACGCCTTTGTTCAGGCAACAAATGCTACTGACATAGCAGCTCCTTCAAAGGATGCAGAGTTTAGGCTTGGTGGTCATGATATTGCTGTACCGAATGCACAGACTGTTGATGTTGCTACAGGTACTTTTGAGCTTGCCGATAGGCGTGCTGCATGCATCGGGCTTACTCGTTCAACTGGCTGTGTCAATAGTCCTCACTACGCTGGTTACCAGTATTTTAACAAAACTACTGACCGAGATGATACACTATCAACATCTCGTGTTAAAGCATGGGTTGAAGATAAAGATATAGTCACATTTGCAGGATCTTCAAATGTCAAAGACAATCAAATAGTTGTTTTTGATAACAACACAAACCTTAAAGACATGTGGGATAAACTCACTGACTGTGACCTTGAAAATCTATGGTTTACATTTCGTCATGATGTTGATTCAACCGACAATGACAAACGTTCGGATGTTAATGGTGCAAATTGTACAGCTGTGCAGCGTGCGCTTGATAACAATGTACGCAAGTACGAAGACTTCGACTTCCGTCCGCTTCGCTTCATGGCTGGCAACGGCTTTGAGTTTGAAACATCAAAACGCACCGGCGTTGGAGACTTAGACATCGACTTGTTTTATGAACATCGCTTCAACGACTGCTGGATGGGCGAGTTGTTCTTTGGCGTTCGCTTTCCAACTGCAAGTGGCGGCACAAAATGGGGTAACCCATACCGCCCACGTCTTGGCAATGGCGACCACTGGGAAGTAAAGCTTGGTGGTACCGCTGCTTGGGATGCATGCAAGTACTTCATGTTCAAGATGGACTTGTACTACAGCTGGGTGCTTGAAGACAGTGAACATCGTGCAGCAACCTTTAAAGGTGCATGCGTGAAAAATGTTGGTCCATGTGTACAAGCTGACGTTGACTGGGGCTACTTTGTTGGTCGCTTTGACTTCAACTTCACACATCCAAAGACTGACAAAATTATGTCAATGATTGGTTATGAAATCTACTACAAAACACGCGACAAAATTTGCTACAAAAATAACAAAGTTCAGTCATGGCTTGGCAGAAAACTTAATGACAAAGGTGTATTTGTAGAGCAGCTTGATGAGCTTGATCCTTGTCTTGCTCGCAAAAATACCGAGTCTGTTGGGCACAAAGTTCGTGGTGAATGGATGTACAGATTGTCCAAATACTGCGAAATCTTTGCTGGCGGAACATGGACCTTTGCTGGTCAAAACATTGCCCGTGACAAAGACTGCCACGGCGGTGTGAACGTACGCTTCTAAGCTTAGGGCGTACACCCAATCATTTTTTACGTTTTGTTTGAAAAAAACGTTACAGTTACACGAAAAAGAGGCGATTTTGGTCGCCTCTTTTTCGTTTTGTCTTGTTTGTGGGATTTCGGCCTGAGGACTTCGTCATGCCGGCCTGTGAGCCGGTATCCACACGAGCACGCAAGTAAAGCGTAGATTTGACCTATGGACTCCGGATCAAGCCCGGAGCGACGAGTTGAGGTATCGCAAACTTGACCCACAAGTAGTAGTGCTACAATTTATATGAAAATCACGCACAGTAATGGCTCGTGGGTCGCAGTGACACCCTGATCAAGTCAGAGGGTAGACTCGGCGTCGAGCTTATTCCTGGCTTAACTGGGGGCCAGTCTTTCAAACACAGTTCGTCACCCTGGACTCCGATCCAGGGTCCATTGTTTTCCACTTGGGGTGGAATGACGAGTTCTGGATCCTGAAACAATACTCTGATCAAGTCAGAGCACATGGTTCAGGAAGGCGTTATTTTATACTCATGACGTCATCCTGAATTTATTTCAGGATCTGATTATATTGCATAGTTCTTTGTATCGACGTACAATACTTCGATCGGTAATCTTATTTTCATTTGCATTAACCAAAAAGACTTGCTGTAAGCAGGGGGGCTTTGACAACTCTGATCATTACTGTCCAAAGTTCTTTGAAATACTCACAAGAAGCTGAGGATTATACGTATTTTATGCTGAGCATCTCCAAGTACTTGTCATGCTGGCCCTACCAACTCGTCATACCGGCCCACGAGCCGGTATCCATGGTAATACTAATGTGGGTACAGATAACGGCATAGCCGCCCCCGACAAACGTTTGGCTGGACACAGGCCATATGCTATACTCATGCTTTATGTTTCTACACGATCAAGGAGATCTAAAAATAATGAAATTTTTCAATACCGCAGGCCCAATTAATCCAGACAAACATTATTTTGTACCTGATAGATTTAACGACACACAGGTGCGTCAACTCATTGACCAAGAAAAGTACTTTATCTTGCATGCACCGCGCCAAAGTGGTAAAACCACGGGTATGGTCCAATTTGTCAAAGAATTGAACCAGCAGGGCAAATACAAAGCGCTTTACGTCAACATTGAAGCCGCGCAGGCCGCGCGCAGTGACGTTGAACAAGCGATGTTTACCATCATGCGTGCTATTAAAAATGCTATCAGTCTCTATTTTGGCCAACAAGATGTTGGCTATCTCCACCTGGAAGAGAGAACAAAAACCTCTGATATGATCTCGGGTAATAATCTTGCAGACTTTTTACAATTTTGGTCAGCCAACTCAGACAAACCAATTGTGCTATTTATTGACGAAATCGACTCTCTGGTTGGCGATACACTCATTTCCGTGTTGCGTCAGCTGCGTGCTGGCTATGCAAGCAGACCAGACTTTTTCCCTCAGGCTGTGTGTTTGGTGGGTGTGCGTGATGTGCGCGACTACCGCATTTGGTCTGACAGTGCACAGGCAACGGTGCTGGGTGGTAGTGCATTTAACATCAAAGCAAAGAGTTTAACGCTTGAAAATTTTAGCCTAGCCCAAACGCGCTACTTGCTCTGCCAGCACACGCACGAAACGGGACAAAAATTTACTGATGATGCAATTGAGTATGTGCAATACCTGACGCAAGGTCAGCCATGGCTTGTTAACGCTTTGGCCTATCAAGCTTGCTTTGAAGATGTTACAGATCACACGCAAACAATTACCAAAGAGATTATTGATCGGTCAAAAGAGCAACTCATTAAACAGCGAGATACACATATTGACCAACTGGTTGATAAATTGCGCGAGCCTCGTGTGCGGGCAATCATGGATGCGTTGCTTGCAGGCCTTGGTGGTGAGCAAGACTTTCCGACCGATGATTTGCAATATGTCAGAGATTTAGGCCTTATCAGTCAGCGTGGTATCTCAATTGCCAACCCAATTTACCAAGAAATTGTTCCTCGCGAGCTTAGCTACACAAAACAAGAAGCACTGCTCTCTCAACCTATGTGGTACATTAATGATGATGGTTCGCTGAATATGGCAGCAATGCTTGAAGGTTTTACACAATTTTACCGTGAAAACTCACAAGTTTGGTTAGAACGTTTTGCCTACAAAGAAGCCGGCCCGCACATCCTGCTTTTGGCTTATTTACAGCGAGTGGTCAACGGTGGTGGCACTATTCACCGTGAATATGCCCTTGGCCGAGGACGGCTTGATATTTTAGTTTGCTGGAAGGCTCAACGCATTGTTATTGAGCTCAAGGTTGCGCGCAATCCAAATACGATTCCTGACGGCCTGGCACAAACAGCCGAGTACATGGACGCCAACAATGCAACCGAAGGACACTTGGTGGTTTTTGACCGCAGTGATGACAAAAGCTGGGATGACAAAATTTTTATGCGAACCGAACATCAGGGAAAATGGACCATCCACGTGTGGGGATTGTAGGCTCATTAATCAAGAAAACTTGCTGATAATCAGATTTTTTGCCTTGTGGTCGTGCTTAAGCTAGACTGACTAAATTGGTCTAAAAAATAAGTTGCACCTTGTTGGGGGCATGTATGAGCGCGTCATTATCATCCGTTCCGACACAGCTTTTTGTTGGCAGTGCGCAGCAGTGTGTGCAACAGAGCATGCAATTGCTTAAGCGCTCTTTTTGTACTCAGCAAAAAAAGCAGTCAACGTTTGCAAGGCTGAGCGGCTACTGCTCATGCGTGCAATGTCAGATGCTTGCAGCCAAGCAGCACCCTTTTGTTGTCTGGCTTTGCCCAGAGCGTGACTACCGTGTTGATGACCTTGACGTTATTTTTGCGCGCACAGCACTTATGCTTGAGCCGGGGCAACATTTCTTTTTTATTTTAGAGCAGGCGCAGCAGCTGACGCCGGCGACGGCAAACCGGCTGCTTAAGGTGCTTGAAGAGCCACCGCCGGGCTATTACTTTTTTCTGTACACGTCAAACGAGCAGGCAGTGTTGCCAACCATTCGCTCGCGTGCGTTAGTGATTAGGCTAGCGCCAGATGCTGTTGTCCTGCAGCATCCATTGCTTGATTTTTTTACCACACCGGCCAAGCGTGATGATGCATTTGGCTTTGAGGCTGTGTTACGTGAGCACAAATTTTCTCCCACGCAGGCAACCGAGTTTGCCCAACTGCTGTTTGAGCAGATGAGTGGTAAGTTGCGCCAGGCCTATGTGAACAAGCGGGCTTTGCATGAGGGTGAGGTTGCGTTTGCGCGGCAGGCGGTTGAATTTTTGCAGGAGGTGCTTAAACGTCCTCCGCAGCCTGGAGGGGCAGATATTTTTTTGAAGATGCTCTTTTTGACGTTTCCGCGGTAGGGATACACAAGTTCTGGGTCCCCGCCTGCGCGGGGACGACGAAGTGGTGGTAGTGGCGTATAGTTATTTTTTGTTGCACTTGAAGTAGGAAAATCATTTATCTCATGGGTGGGGTATAATGTCGTACAGTACATACATAATGACTAATAAGCCTAGAGGCGTTTTATATATAGGCGTTACGAGTAATCTTGCACAAAGAGTTTTACAACATAAACAGAAAAAGATAGATGGTTTTACACAACAATATAACATCTCTCAACTTGTGTGGGTTCAAACTAGTTACTCAATTCGAGAAGCTATTACGCTTGAGAAACGCTTAAAGAAGTGGAACAGACAGTGGAAAATAGAGTTGATAGAATCAAAGAATCCCAACTGGCATGATCTATCTCAGGTCTTGTTTAATATTGATTAAGAGTGAGATCACCGGTCGGCCCCCTGATCAAGTCAGAGGACAGGCTTGGGGATGACTCCAAAAAAAAATTAACGCATAAAAAAGTTTGTTGTAGTGGATTGAGTAGATGCGAAGGAGGCAAAGTTAGCGCCAGAATAGTTAGCTTTGGTAAGTTTGCGTGCAAAAAAAAGTTGTCATTCCCGACGCCGATCGGGAATCTGAAAAATTGAGAGTGAAAGAAATTATACAGAAATTGTGTGATACTTACATAAGTTTGACTATTATTCTGGGGCAGGCATGCAAAAAAAGAGATCCCCGATCGGCGTCGGGGATGACAAAGTTTTGAATTGTTAGTTTGTTAAACAATAGTTGCAAGACAACCTATTTGAATTGCGACAATATTAAATCCGAGAGAAAACTAAACTCATGCGGTGGGGTAATAATTTAGGCGAGCGCATACTCTCATATCTGACATCATTTTGCCAAGCACAGTTGGTGGTGCTGGTTATCTCTCTGCCAATTCTCATTTCATGGGGACTTGGCATTTCGGTTATGAGCATGTTTGGCAACCTATGCGGTGTGCCATTATTGACCCTTTTTTTGCTCCTCAGTTCATTATTATTTTTTTCTGAGTTGTTGGGGTTGCCCAATGGCTTTCTTGTCTCGTTGCTTGAAAAACATACTCAGCTGTGTGACTGGTTGATTTGTTCAGGAAAAAAAGAGTGGCTGTTTTTTTGTCCACAGCCGCCAAGCTTTGTGTTGCTTGCATTGCTTGTGTGTTCATGTATTACGCTATGTTGGCTGCATGGCAAGAGTATGCATATGCGTTTGCAAGTCATGCTAGCACTGGTGTGTACCATCTTGCTGTGTGCTTACAGTTACCAGGCTATCTTTATGCCAGTGCCGGTGCAGTACAGCCTTGATGAAAAATTGTTTTTGATAAAAGATGAGCGGGGTAAAACCTACCTTGTTGACGATGGTTTTTTTAACCGAAAAAAAAGCGCTGATAAAACGGTAGAGTTTGAGCTGAAACAATTTTTAGCAAAAAAGTTAGGCAGCGTGTGTATTGACTGTCTGTATGTGCTGCGTCCAACGATGAGCAGTTTTAAGGCAGCGCACGCGATAGCGCAGCGCTGCCAACTCAAAGCCGTGCAGGTTCCATTTTTTGATTACAAATTGAGTAAGGCAGGATGGGCGGCTTTTTTTACATTACGGCGCTATTGCTTTTCTCACAACATTGCTTGGAAGCGCCACCATCACCCGAATATTCCTCATTTTCATCGTGCATGACCAGGCGCTGTAAAAATTCTTGAAAGGTCAGACCTTGAAAAGCACAGTGGTACGTGTTGATGCAAACCGGTAAATCCAGATTGTGCTTTGTTGCAAGTTGATGAACTGACTGCACTGTGTTAATGCCCTCTGGTAACGTTGGAAAATGCTCACCGAGTTGATCAATAGTCAGGCCTTGCCCAACCAAGCGGCCAGCTTTTAAGTTTTTGCTTAATCCGCCTAGTGATGAAAGAATCATATCACCAAGTCCGGAGAGTCCGTAGACCGTTTCGTGTTGACCACCGTAGTGTTGAGCGATGATACCAATTTCATGTAGGCCACGGGTGAGTAAAAATGCTGTGGTATTATCTTTGTAACCAGCGGTTTGAGCAATGCCTGTCAGTAAGGCTAAAACATTTTTGATTGCACCGCCAACCTGTACCCCGATGGGGTCAGCGCTGAGGTATGGTTTGAAAAAATCATTTTTAAGTAACGCACAAATTTGAGCAAGCAAGGCTTGGTCCTGACTTGCAACAGTTGTTGCGGTAACGACATGTTGTGCAAGCTCGTCGGCAAAATTAGGCCCAGCAAGCACTGCAAACGGAATATTTTGTCCCAGCTCTTGTTGCAATATTTGGCTTGGCAGCGCGAGTGTCTCTTGCTCAATACCTTTGCTGAGCAGCACCCACCGGTGTTGTGGGGTATTATGCTCATTTGCTTGCTTGAGTACGCTGCGCAGACATTTAACGGGAACAGCTTCAAAAATCCATGAGCTGTGTGCAAATGCTTTAGACAAGTCGGTTGTTGCTTTTACTGTTTGGGAAAGTTTGAAGCCGGGGAAATATGTTGCGTTACATTGCTCCCGATTGACCTGGTCACACACAACGCTTTCATAACACCAGAGCAGCGGTTCATAGCCGTTATGAGCAAGTATACTTGCAATTGCTGTACCCCATGCTCCAGCTCCCAAAATGGTAATTTTTTTAGAACTCATGATGGCTCCTCGGTTTAGAGTCAGACGTTATGTGCCAAAATTTCTTTTTATGGTACCAAATTTTTCAAGACAATGTTCAAGAACTTCTTCATTTACATCCGGCCAGTAGCATGGCAAAAATGAAAACTCAGTGTATGCTGCCTGGTAGAGCAAGAAGTTACTGAGTCTGAGTACGTCACCCGTACGAATGATCAGGTCTGGATCAGGAATGCCTGCAGTCCAGAGCTCATTGCTAAAGCTTTCTTGAGTGATATCATCGACACTGATGACGCCGTCTTTTACTTGTTGTGCTAATTTTTTTGCTGCTTGAACGATCTCATGTTTTGCTCCGTAACAAAAGAGCATGTTAAATTGAAGCGTGTCTAGGTGCGCCGTTTTTTTTTCAAGATCCGCAAGCGTTTGCTTAAGGCTTTCAGGAAAATATGACTGGTCGCCAATGATGCGAACTCTAATACCGTCTTTGATCAACTGTGGTAACTTTTCCCGAGCAAAGTCTGCAAGAAGTTTGAACAAATAGTCTTTTTCGCTTTCACTTCGATTGAAATTTTCAAGCGAAAACGTATAAAGTGAAAGATACCTGATGTTATATTTTATACAGACATTGACAGCGGCCTGGATAGCCTCAGTGCCACGTTTGTGCCCCATGATGCTTTTGAGCTTATGTGCCTGAGCCCAGCGTCTGTTTCCGTCTGGAATAATTGCGATATGTTGCATAAGATGCCTTTCTTATGCCGTGGGTTATTTACGTTGCCGTGATTTTTTAGATCACCATCATACTAGCCAAATTTGTATAACTTGCAACTTATTATCGGCTGAAAAGTCGAGATAACCATTCATTTATAGATTTGTCGTTTGTCAAATGGGCAATATTTGATAGGATAAATAAGTAATAGTTGTCTTGGTGGGTTTGGATCTTTGTCAGGTGTTAGATTATGGTTTTGAGTTTGTCTCTTTTTCAATAAATTAAAAATTATTTTTATAAGTAGAAAAAGTTGCAAACTAAAAGATAGGTATACGCAAAAAGAATCGTCGTCCCCGGCTTGGTCTGTTACTGAGAAGTTGACTTTCAAAAAAAAAAGTTGTCATTCCCGACGCCGATCGGGAATCTGAAAAAATTGAAAGAAAAGAAGTTGCGTAGAAATAATTAGGTTTTGACATACGTGTAGCTGTTTTTTTGATTAGGATATTGTTGAAATGAGATCCCCGATCGGCGTCGGGGATGACATCAAAAAAAATCAATATCATTTAAAAAAGAGCGTTTTAAAAGCAGAATAAAGCTCCGATCGGAGTCGGGGGCGACGAGTGTAGAGCCTGTGTTACACGAAAATAGTGCAGTAGCGTCAGAGTGAGATAAAAAGTTGGGGTTTTAAAACAGAGGGGAAGCCATGAAAAAAATAATGACAGTTTTTTTTGTTGTCTTCATGTGGGTAACCGGTAATGCAAAAGCT of Campylobacterota bacterium contains these proteins:
- a CDS encoding DEAD/DEAH box helicase family protein gives rise to the protein MKFFNTAGPINPDKHYFVPDRFNDTQVRQLIDQEKYFILHAPRQSGKTTGMVQFVKELNQQGKYKALYVNIEAAQAARSDVEQAMFTIMRAIKNAISLYFGQQDVGYLHLEERTKTSDMISGNNLADFLQFWSANSDKPIVLFIDEIDSLVGDTLISVLRQLRAGYASRPDFFPQAVCLVGVRDVRDYRIWSDSAQATVLGGSAFNIKAKSLTLENFSLAQTRYLLCQHTHETGQKFTDDAIEYVQYLTQGQPWLVNALAYQACFEDVTDHTQTITKEIIDRSKEQLIKQRDTHIDQLVDKLREPRVRAIMDALLAGLGGEQDFPTDDLQYVRDLGLISQRGISIANPIYQEIVPRELSYTKQEALLSQPMWYINDDGSLNMAAMLEGFTQFYRENSQVWLERFAYKEAGPHILLLAYLQRVVNGGGTIHREYALGRGRLDILVCWKAQRIVIELKVARNPNTIPDGLAQTAEYMDANNATEGHLVVFDRSDDKSWDDKIFMRTEHQGKWTIHVWGL
- a CDS encoding GIY-YIG nuclease family protein yields the protein MSYSTYIMTNKPRGVLYIGVTSNLAQRVLQHKQKKIDGFTQQYNISQLVWVQTSYSIREAITLEKRLKKWNRQWKIELIESKNPNWHDLSQVLFNID
- a CDS encoding NAD(P)-dependent glycerol-3-phosphate dehydrogenase, whose amino-acid sequence is MSSKKITILGAGAWGTAIASILAHNGYEPLLWCYESVVCDQVNREQCNATYFPGFKLSQTVKATTDLSKAFAHSSWIFEAVPVKCLRSVLKQANEHNTPQHRWVLLSKGIEQETLALPSQILQQELGQNIPFAVLAGPNFADELAQHVVTATTVASQDQALLAQICALLKNDFFKPYLSADPIGVQVGGAIKNVLALLTGIAQTAGYKDNTTAFLLTRGLHEIGIIAQHYGGQHETVYGLSGLGDMILSSLGGLSKNLKAGRLVGQGLTIDQLGEHFPTLPEGINTVQSVHQLATKHNLDLPVCINTYHCAFQGLTFQEFLQRLVMHDENEEYSGDGGASKQCCEKSNSAVM
- the uppS gene encoding di-trans,poly-cis-decaprenylcistransferase; translation: MQHIAIIPDGNRRWAQAHKLKSIMGHKRGTEAIQAAVNVCIKYNIRYLSLYTFSLENFNRSESEKDYLFKLLADFAREKLPQLIKDGIRVRIIGDQSYFPESLKQTLADLEKKTAHLDTLQFNMLFCYGAKHEIVQAAKKLAQQVKDGVISVDDITQESFSNELWTAGIPDPDLIIRTGDVLRLSNFLLYQAAYTEFSFLPCYWPDVNEEVLEHCLEKFGTIKRNFGT